In Micromonospora sp. LH3U1, one genomic interval encodes:
- a CDS encoding ABC transporter ATP-binding protein: protein MSENDILVEVRDLKVHFPIKRGVLFDRVVGHVKAVDGVDLSIPRGKTYGLVGESGCGKSTLGRALLQLTPPTSGEVSFDGVELTTLQSEKLRGMRRRMQMIFQDPMSSLDPRQNVESILTEGLHTHGIGTDRTDRRRIIGETLDAVGLPRWALSRYPHEFSGGQRQRIGIARALVLGPELIVADEPVSALDVSIQAQVVNLLDELQDSLGLTYLVIAHDLAVVRHISDVVGVMYLGALVEEAPSDRLYTEPMHPYTRALMSAVPVPDPDVEDRRERILLAGDLPSPANPPSGCRFHTRCPWAQPTRCADERPVLREIGASRVACHFAERIASGELRPHQVSAQIVRPEDEGDAPAVVSAPTEPGSYV, encoded by the coding sequence GTGAGCGAGAACGACATCCTCGTCGAGGTGCGCGACCTGAAGGTGCACTTCCCGATCAAGAGGGGAGTGCTCTTCGACCGGGTGGTCGGCCACGTGAAGGCCGTCGACGGAGTCGACCTGAGCATCCCGCGTGGCAAGACGTACGGCCTGGTCGGCGAGTCCGGCTGCGGCAAGTCCACGCTCGGTCGGGCGTTGCTCCAGCTCACCCCGCCGACCTCCGGTGAGGTCAGCTTCGACGGCGTCGAGCTGACGACGCTGCAGTCGGAGAAGCTGCGCGGCATGCGTCGCCGGATGCAGATGATTTTCCAGGACCCGATGTCCAGTCTCGACCCCCGGCAGAACGTCGAGTCGATCCTGACCGAGGGCCTGCACACCCACGGGATCGGCACCGACCGCACCGATCGTCGGCGGATCATCGGCGAGACCCTGGACGCGGTGGGGTTGCCCCGCTGGGCGCTGTCCCGCTACCCGCACGAGTTCTCCGGTGGGCAGCGGCAGCGCATCGGCATCGCCCGCGCGCTGGTGCTCGGACCGGAGCTGATCGTCGCCGACGAGCCGGTCTCGGCGCTCGACGTCTCGATCCAGGCCCAGGTTGTCAACCTGCTGGACGAGCTCCAGGACAGTCTGGGGCTGACCTACCTGGTGATCGCGCACGACCTCGCGGTGGTCCGGCACATCTCCGACGTGGTCGGCGTCATGTATCTGGGCGCGCTGGTCGAGGAGGCGCCGAGCGACCGGCTCTACACCGAGCCGATGCACCCGTACACCCGGGCGTTGATGTCCGCCGTGCCGGTGCCGGACCCGGACGTGGAGGACCGCCGGGAGCGGATCCTGCTCGCCGGTGACCTGCCGTCGCCGGCCAACCCGCCGTCCGGCTGCCGTTTCCACACGCGCTGCCCGTGGGCGCAGCCCACCCGCTGCGCCGACGAGCGGCCGGTGCTGCGCGAGATCGGTGCCAGTCGGGTGGCCTGCCACTTCGCCGAGCGGATCGCCAGCGGCGAGCTGCGACCGCACCAGGTCAGCGCGCAGATCGTCCGCCCCGAGGACGAGGGGGACGCGCCGGCCGTGGTCTCCGCACCCACCGAGCCCGGTTCGTACGTCTGA
- a CDS encoding MFS transporter, whose translation MGAREIIRTAVRNVVPPAGLTRALAVQAMVYAVGSGLFHAGSAVFFTRALGLSAAQVGLGLSIAAGVSLLGTVPLGGLTDRYGPQRVWVVGLVLNAALFATYPFVGSFAGFLAVVVALAAVDAASGVAVQVYSINALPPAERVTAMAYQRSSLNVGFGLGAVISGLVLAVDTIEAYRGMVWFISTVFLVTALFVRRLPRLPHVARPVEPMSRLAVLRDRPFMAVSLLSGLLTAHQTLYLTVMPLWILTHTDAPKTVIAALVLLNTILIVLLQVRASRGADTAAGAARASRRGALLIALFCLVLPISGSTRGTLTLVVLVAAATLLIVAELIESAGAWGLTATLPPAAQRGAYVGAFRLGTQVQYLIAPAGLTALGVTTGGWGWYPTAAIFVLVGLAIVPVVAWAGRSPRLGAEAAEQSMTPVP comes from the coding sequence ATGGGGGCCAGAGAAATCATCCGCACCGCCGTCCGAAACGTCGTACCACCCGCCGGGTTGACCCGCGCGCTGGCCGTGCAGGCCATGGTCTACGCCGTCGGCAGCGGCCTGTTCCACGCCGGCAGCGCCGTCTTCTTCACCCGGGCGCTCGGGCTCAGCGCCGCACAGGTCGGGCTGGGGCTGTCCATCGCGGCGGGGGTGTCGCTGCTGGGTACGGTGCCGCTCGGCGGCCTCACCGACCGGTACGGACCGCAGCGGGTCTGGGTGGTCGGGCTGGTGCTGAACGCCGCGCTCTTCGCGACCTACCCGTTCGTGGGCAGCTTCGCCGGTTTCCTCGCCGTGGTGGTGGCGCTGGCCGCCGTCGACGCCGCGAGCGGCGTGGCCGTGCAGGTCTACTCGATCAACGCACTCCCGCCGGCCGAACGGGTCACGGCGATGGCGTACCAGCGCTCGTCGCTGAACGTCGGCTTCGGGCTGGGTGCGGTGATCAGCGGCCTGGTGCTGGCGGTGGACACGATCGAGGCGTACCGGGGAATGGTCTGGTTCATCTCGACGGTCTTCCTGGTGACGGCTCTCTTCGTGCGGCGACTGCCCCGGCTGCCCCACGTGGCCCGGCCGGTGGAGCCGATGAGCCGGCTCGCCGTGCTCCGGGACCGCCCGTTCATGGCGGTGTCCCTGCTCTCCGGGCTGCTCACCGCGCACCAGACGCTCTACCTGACGGTGATGCCGCTCTGGATCCTCACCCACACCGACGCCCCGAAGACGGTGATCGCCGCCCTGGTGCTGCTCAACACGATCCTGATCGTGCTGCTCCAGGTACGCGCCAGCCGGGGCGCCGACACCGCTGCGGGCGCGGCCCGAGCCTCTCGCCGGGGTGCCCTGCTGATCGCCCTGTTCTGTCTGGTCCTGCCGATCTCCGGGTCCACCCGGGGCACGCTCACCCTGGTGGTGCTGGTTGCCGCCGCGACGCTACTGATCGTGGCCGAGCTGATCGAGTCGGCGGGCGCCTGGGGGCTCACCGCCACCCTGCCGCCGGCCGCCCAGCGCGGGGCGTACGTGGGGGCGTTCCGGCTCGGCACGCAGGTGCAGTACCTGATCGCCCCGGCGGGGCTGACCGCGCTGGGGGTGACCACCGGCGGCTGGGGCTGGTACCCGACGGCAGCGATCTTCGTCCTGGTCGGGCTGGCGATCGTACCCGTGGTGGCCTGGGCCGGACGGTCGCCGCGGCTGGGTGCCGAGGCCGCAGAGCAGTCCATGACGCCGGTCCCATAG
- a CDS encoding ArsR/SmtB family transcription factor: protein MRVSELRFSLADVAGVRLAVSPANETVMSMWALASPVHYAVHLPWIDRARATLRRPEVADRVRPLVELARPRCWLPDFLTPAARPNVELAQQLDQIAATPPDVVVQDLLATTPRRPLSAYGRALLAEPRELLPQLVDAVRVWYDEAIAPDWPRMRALLDADVAYRAAQLAEGGAGRMFEQLHPSLRWLGDRVVTDDPFERDFDLRGRGLALNPSVFSNRGVCWNLLEDSLPAGAYPVRGVGTLWEATGTPPGDPLARVVGPGRAVLLHLLDTAATTTDLARLAGMSAGNVSQHLGALHAAGLVHRSRQGRHVLYRNTDAARVLLRASRGG from the coding sequence GTGCGTGTGTCCGAGTTGCGGTTCAGCCTGGCCGACGTGGCGGGGGTGCGGCTCGCCGTGTCGCCAGCCAACGAGACGGTCATGAGCATGTGGGCCCTGGCCAGCCCGGTTCACTACGCGGTGCATCTGCCCTGGATCGACCGCGCCCGGGCGACTCTGCGTCGTCCGGAGGTGGCCGACCGGGTCCGACCGCTGGTGGAGCTGGCCCGGCCACGTTGCTGGCTGCCCGACTTCCTCACCCCGGCGGCCCGTCCGAACGTGGAGTTGGCCCAGCAGCTCGACCAGATCGCGGCAACGCCACCGGACGTGGTGGTCCAGGATCTGCTGGCGACCACCCCGCGTCGGCCGTTGAGCGCGTACGGGCGGGCGCTGCTCGCCGAGCCCCGCGAGCTGCTGCCTCAGCTCGTCGACGCGGTACGGGTCTGGTACGACGAGGCGATCGCCCCGGACTGGCCGCGGATGCGCGCGCTTCTCGACGCCGATGTGGCGTACCGCGCCGCTCAGCTCGCCGAGGGCGGAGCCGGTCGGATGTTCGAGCAGCTCCACCCGAGCCTGCGCTGGCTCGGCGACCGGGTGGTCACCGACGACCCGTTCGAGCGGGACTTCGACCTCCGCGGTCGCGGGCTGGCGCTGAATCCGAGCGTGTTTTCCAACCGGGGGGTGTGTTGGAACCTGCTGGAGGACTCGCTGCCGGCCGGCGCGTACCCGGTCCGGGGGGTCGGGACGCTCTGGGAGGCGACCGGCACGCCGCCCGGCGACCCGCTGGCACGGGTGGTCGGCCCTGGCCGGGCCGTGCTGCTGCACCTGCTCGACACTGCGGCTACCACCACCGACCTGGCCCGACTCGCCGGGATGTCCGCCGGAAACGTCTCCCAGCACCTGGGGGCGCTGCACGCCGCCGGGCTGGTCCACCGGTCTCGACAGGGTCGGCACGTCCTCTACCGCAACACCGACGCCGCGAGGGTCCTGCTCCGGGCCAGCCGGGGAGGGTGA
- a CDS encoding ABC transporter ATP-binding protein produces MALLEVDDLSVTFARRGQRAVHAVDGVSFSVDAGEVVGLVGESGCGKSVTSLAIMGLLPKQPGLRVGGKAVFDGTDLLQLDDRSRRDIRGRDIAMIFQDPLSSLNPVIPIGLQVTEVLTRHRGMKGAAAAKEAAALLDRVGIPDPKRRLKEYPHQLSGGMRQRALIAMAVACQPRLLIADEPTTALDVTIQAQILELLKELVRDSGTALLMITHDLGVVAGMVDTVNVLYGGRVVETARRRPLFRQPRHPYTVGLLGSVPRLDAGRGEKLNPIPGSVRDLLPWTDGCAFAPRCARRTDECVGEPPELVHAYDGRSYRCVNPEPVPGTVPAPREEESA; encoded by the coding sequence ATGGCACTGCTCGAAGTTGATGATCTGTCCGTCACGTTCGCCCGCCGAGGTCAGCGGGCCGTGCACGCGGTCGACGGGGTGTCCTTCTCGGTCGACGCCGGTGAGGTGGTCGGCCTGGTCGGCGAGTCCGGCTGCGGCAAGAGCGTCACCTCGCTCGCGATCATGGGTCTGCTGCCGAAGCAGCCCGGCCTCCGGGTCGGTGGCAAGGCTGTCTTCGATGGCACCGACCTGCTGCAGCTGGACGACCGGTCGCGGCGGGACATCCGCGGCCGGGACATCGCGATGATCTTCCAGGACCCGCTCTCCTCGCTGAACCCGGTGATCCCGATCGGCTTGCAGGTGACCGAGGTGCTCACCCGGCACCGGGGGATGAAGGGTGCGGCCGCGGCGAAGGAGGCGGCGGCGCTGCTGGACCGGGTCGGCATCCCCGACCCGAAGCGGCGGCTGAAGGAGTACCCGCACCAGCTCTCCGGTGGAATGCGCCAGCGCGCGCTCATCGCGATGGCGGTGGCCTGCCAGCCTCGGCTGCTGATCGCCGACGAGCCGACCACCGCGCTGGACGTCACCATCCAGGCCCAGATCCTGGAGCTGCTCAAGGAACTGGTCCGGGACTCCGGCACCGCGCTCCTGATGATCACGCACGATCTCGGTGTGGTTGCTGGCATGGTCGACACGGTCAACGTGCTCTACGGCGGCCGGGTGGTGGAGACGGCCCGCCGTCGTCCGCTGTTCCGCCAGCCGCGTCACCCGTACACCGTGGGTCTGCTCGGCTCGGTGCCGCGCCTGGACGCCGGGCGGGGCGAGAAGCTCAACCCGATTCCCGGCTCGGTCCGCGATCTGCTGCCCTGGACGGACGGCTGCGCCTTCGCCCCGCGCTGCGCCCGACGGACCGACGAGTGCGTGGGTGAGCCGCCAGAGTTGGTGCACGCGTACGACGGACGTAGCTACCGGTGCGTCAACCCGGAGCCGGTGCCCGGCACCGTACCCGCCCCGCGCGAGGAGGAATCAGCGTGA
- a CDS encoding HNH endonuclease family protein: MRTESGPRVAVAALAAALTLGVAGCVPQDEPEASPPSGGGNAAEQLGQLTVATAGSMKGYSRNHFPHWRDTGKNCDVRDSILQRDGKDVKLSGCNVVGGRWESVYDGRSAADPSEVDIDHMVPLANAWRSGADEWDDAKRGDFANDTTRPQLLAVSASSNRSKGDQDPSQWKPANRSYWCKYAESWVTVKHYWRLTVTTAEKAALTDMLDGCRVGSES, encoded by the coding sequence GTGCGTACCGAATCAGGACCGCGAGTGGCGGTAGCCGCGCTCGCCGCGGCGCTGACGCTCGGCGTTGCCGGTTGCGTCCCGCAGGATGAGCCGGAGGCGTCGCCGCCGAGTGGCGGCGGCAACGCCGCAGAGCAGCTCGGTCAGCTCACCGTCGCCACCGCCGGCTCGATGAAGGGCTACAGCCGGAACCACTTCCCGCACTGGAGGGACACCGGCAAGAACTGCGACGTGCGGGACAGCATCCTCCAGCGCGACGGCAAGGACGTGAAGCTCTCCGGCTGCAACGTGGTCGGCGGGCGCTGGGAGAGCGTGTACGACGGCCGCAGCGCCGCCGATCCCTCCGAGGTGGACATCGACCACATGGTGCCGTTGGCCAACGCGTGGCGCTCGGGTGCCGACGAGTGGGACGACGCGAAGCGCGGCGACTTCGCCAACGACACCACCCGTCCGCAGCTCCTCGCGGTTTCGGCGTCCTCCAACCGGTCAAAGGGTGACCAGGACCCGTCGCAGTGGAAGCCGGCGAACCGGTCGTACTGGTGCAAGTACGCTGAAAGCTGGGTGACGGTCAAGCACTACTGGCGGCTGACGGTGACCACCGCCGAGAAGGCCGCCCTGACCGACATGTTGGATGGCTGCAGAGTGGGGAGCGAATCGTGA
- a CDS encoding nitroreductase family protein, which produces MADLTPLLAFRWSPRAFDPSAELTPDEAASLLEAARWAPSADNGQPWRFALGHRDDDNWKRILINLPDSDQCWARRAATLVVGAHTGGDAERAAYDLGQAMAHLTMQATALGLHVRQLTRFDQAGLATELDLPGGVRPLVVAAVGRLGDPFALPPDLRAREIGLRRRRPVADLLLA; this is translated from the coding sequence ATGGCTGACCTGACCCCGCTGCTCGCCTTCCGCTGGAGCCCCCGGGCCTTCGATCCGAGCGCCGAGCTGACCCCGGACGAGGCAGCCTCGCTGCTGGAGGCCGCACGCTGGGCACCGTCGGCAGACAACGGGCAGCCCTGGCGGTTCGCCCTCGGCCACCGGGACGACGACAACTGGAAGCGGATCCTGATCAACCTCCCGGACAGCGACCAGTGCTGGGCCCGGCGGGCCGCGACCCTGGTGGTCGGCGCACACACCGGCGGCGACGCCGAGCGGGCCGCGTACGACCTCGGTCAGGCGATGGCCCACCTGACCATGCAGGCCACCGCGCTCGGCCTGCACGTGCGCCAGCTCACCCGCTTCGACCAGGCCGGCCTCGCCACCGAACTCGACCTGCCCGGCGGCGTCCGCCCACTGGTGGTCGCCGCCGTGGGCCGGCTCGGGGACCCGTTCGCGCTCCCGCCCGACCTGCGCGCCCGGGAGATCGGCCTGCGCCGCCGTCGCCCGGTCGCCGACCTGCTGCTCGCCTGA
- a CDS encoding MFS transporter, translating to MTAPVPAPALRMGTAAGRGTLLAAVLASGMVFLDSTVVNVALPKLGQDLGANVADLQWTINGYLLMLAAFVLLGGALGDRFGRRRIFLIGVVWFTAASVLCGLAQGTGWLIAARFLQGAGGALLTPGSLSVLQASFHPDDRGRAIGAWAGLSGVSTALGPFIGGWLIDALSWRWIFFLNLPIAVLVVLATMRWVPESRDESASRTEGPGRTRRRFDVGGALLGALALAGVTYALIDASTRGYDSAPVLIAVLVGVLSAVSFVLLERRRGDAAMLPTGLFTSRLFSVLNIFTVVVYAALSGFTFFFAVYLQNVVEWSAFRTGIALLPMTLLLLVGSARAGALSARIGPRLPLTIGPVIAAVGLLLLRGVGPGASYWTDVLPGVLLFGIGLTLVVAPLTASVLAAVQDRFSGVASGFNNAASRAGGLLAVAALPLLVGLSGGGYEQKAELTNAFRGAMEWCAGLLVAGAVLALVLVHRPPREAPPSQPCHSMPAATPPK from the coding sequence ATGACCGCTCCCGTACCGGCGCCCGCCCTCCGGATGGGCACCGCCGCAGGCCGGGGAACGCTGCTCGCCGCCGTACTCGCCTCTGGCATGGTCTTCCTCGACAGCACGGTCGTCAACGTGGCGCTGCCGAAACTCGGGCAGGACCTCGGCGCGAACGTGGCCGATCTTCAGTGGACCATCAACGGCTACCTGCTGATGCTGGCGGCGTTCGTGCTGCTCGGCGGCGCACTCGGGGACCGCTTCGGTCGGCGACGCATCTTCCTCATCGGTGTGGTCTGGTTCACCGCCGCCTCCGTGTTGTGCGGGCTGGCCCAGGGCACCGGTTGGCTGATCGCGGCCCGGTTCCTCCAGGGCGCCGGTGGCGCGCTGCTCACGCCCGGGTCGCTGTCGGTGCTCCAGGCCAGCTTCCACCCGGACGACCGGGGTCGGGCGATCGGCGCCTGGGCCGGGCTGTCCGGGGTGTCCACCGCGCTGGGCCCGTTCATCGGGGGCTGGCTGATCGACGCGCTGTCCTGGCGCTGGATCTTCTTCCTCAACCTGCCGATCGCCGTGCTGGTGGTGTTGGCCACGATGCGCTGGGTGCCGGAGAGCCGGGACGAGAGCGCCTCTCGGACCGAAGGGCCGGGACGGACCCGACGGCGGTTCGACGTCGGAGGAGCCCTGCTCGGCGCGCTGGCGCTCGCCGGCGTCACGTACGCCCTGATCGATGCCTCGACACGCGGCTACGACTCCGCTCCGGTGCTGATCGCGGTGCTGGTCGGGGTGCTCTCCGCAGTGTCCTTTGTCCTGCTGGAACGGCGGCGTGGCGACGCGGCGATGCTGCCCACGGGGCTGTTCACCAGCCGGCTCTTCTCGGTCCTGAACATCTTCACCGTGGTCGTCTACGCGGCGCTCAGCGGCTTCACCTTCTTCTTCGCCGTCTACCTGCAGAACGTGGTCGAGTGGTCGGCCTTCCGCACCGGCATCGCGTTGCTGCCGATGACGCTGCTGCTGTTGGTCGGATCGGCCCGAGCGGGAGCGTTGTCGGCGCGGATCGGCCCGCGGCTGCCGTTGACCATCGGGCCGGTGATCGCCGCGGTTGGTCTGTTGCTGCTGCGCGGCGTCGGACCGGGCGCGTCGTACTGGACGGACGTGCTGCCCGGGGTGCTGCTCTTCGGCATCGGGCTGACCCTGGTCGTGGCACCGCTGACCGCGTCGGTGCTGGCCGCCGTGCAGGACCGATTCTCCGGAGTGGCCAGTGGCTTCAACAACGCCGCGTCCCGGGCCGGTGGTCTGCTCGCGGTGGCGGCGCTGCCGCTGCTGGTCGGCCTCTCCGGCGGCGGGTACGAGCAGAAGGCCGAGCTGACCAACGCGTTCCGGGGCGCGATGGAGTGGTGTGCCGGGCTGCTCGTGGCCGGCGCGGTGCTGGCCCTCGTGCTGGTCCACCGTCCGCCCCGGGAGGCCCCGCCGTCACAGCCCTGCCACTCGATGCCCGCCGCGACACCCCCGAAGTAG
- the leuA gene encoding 2-isopropylmalate synthase, which translates to MAQPVTDAETDPIARQRPSRMPYHRYEPYREQFRVELPERTWPTRHVEAAPRWCAVDLRDGNQALIDPMSPERKRRMFQLLVQMGYKEIEVGFPSASQTDFDFVRQLIEQDMIPDDVTIQVLTQCREHLIDRTFESLRGAKRAIVHFYNSTSTLQRRVVFGLDKDGIADIATTGARLCQKYAEIHTPDTDIFYEYSPESYTGTELEYALEVCSRVIDVIDPTPDRPLIINLPATVEMATPNVYADSIEWMHRHLPRRDSVILSLHPHNDRGTGVAAAELGLLAGADRIEGCLFGNGERTGNVDLVTLGLNIFSQGIDPMIDFSNIDEVRRAVEYCNQLPVHERHPYAGDLVYTAFSGSHQDAIKKGFDALTADAKAAGVPVDEHTWAVPYLPIDPKDLGRTYEAVIRVNSQSGKGGVAYIMKSEHQLDLPRRLQIEFSGVVQQVTDHDGGEVDPGAMWEIFATHYLLDHQPDPAVRFAGYTIGTTDGKVEIEAQVVVGAEQRSLTAVGNGPIDAYVNALQSVGVGVRVLDYHEHALSSGGDAQAAAYVECEVDGRTVWGVGTDANIVTASIKAVTSAVNRARR; encoded by the coding sequence ATGGCTCAACCTGTCACCGACGCTGAGACCGATCCGATCGCCCGGCAGCGCCCCAGCCGGATGCCTTACCACCGCTACGAGCCGTACCGGGAGCAGTTCCGAGTCGAGCTGCCGGAGCGCACCTGGCCCACCCGGCACGTCGAGGCCGCCCCACGCTGGTGCGCGGTGGATCTCCGCGACGGCAACCAGGCGCTGATCGACCCGATGTCGCCCGAGCGCAAACGCCGGATGTTCCAGCTGCTGGTCCAGATGGGCTACAAGGAGATCGAGGTCGGCTTCCCGTCGGCCAGCCAGACCGACTTCGACTTCGTCCGGCAGCTCATCGAGCAGGACATGATCCCGGACGACGTCACCATCCAGGTGCTCACGCAGTGCCGGGAGCACCTGATCGACCGGACGTTCGAGTCGCTGCGCGGCGCCAAGCGGGCCATCGTGCACTTCTACAACTCGACCTCCACCCTCCAGCGCCGGGTGGTCTTCGGCCTGGACAAGGACGGCATCGCCGACATCGCCACCACCGGGGCGCGGCTCTGCCAGAAGTACGCCGAGATCCACACCCCGGACACGGACATCTTCTACGAGTACTCGCCGGAGTCGTACACGGGCACCGAGCTGGAGTACGCGCTGGAGGTCTGCTCCCGGGTGATCGACGTGATCGACCCGACGCCCGACCGGCCGCTGATCATCAACCTGCCGGCCACCGTCGAGATGGCCACGCCCAACGTGTACGCCGACTCGATCGAGTGGATGCACCGGCACCTGCCGCGCCGGGACAGCGTGATCCTGAGCCTGCACCCGCACAACGACCGGGGCACCGGCGTGGCCGCCGCCGAGCTGGGCCTGCTCGCCGGCGCGGACCGCATCGAGGGCTGCCTGTTCGGCAACGGCGAGCGCACCGGCAACGTGGACCTGGTGACGCTGGGGCTCAACATCTTCTCCCAGGGCATCGACCCGATGATCGACTTCTCGAACATCGACGAGGTGCGGCGGGCCGTCGAATACTGCAACCAACTGCCGGTGCACGAGCGCCACCCGTACGCGGGCGACCTGGTCTACACCGCTTTCTCCGGCTCCCACCAGGACGCCATCAAGAAGGGCTTCGACGCCCTCACCGCCGACGCGAAGGCGGCCGGCGTACCCGTGGACGAGCACACCTGGGCCGTGCCCTACCTGCCGATCGACCCGAAGGACCTGGGCCGCACCTACGAGGCGGTCATCCGGGTCAACTCGCAGTCCGGCAAGGGCGGCGTCGCGTACATCATGAAGAGCGAGCACCAACTCGACCTGCCCCGCCGCCTCCAGATCGAGTTCTCCGGGGTCGTGCAGCAGGTCACCGATCACGACGGCGGCGAGGTCGACCCGGGCGCCATGTGGGAGATCTTCGCGACGCACTACCTGCTCGACCACCAGCCCGACCCGGCGGTCCGGTTCGCCGGCTACACGATCGGCACCACCGACGGCAAGGTCGAGATCGAGGCCCAGGTCGTCGTGGGCGCCGAGCAGCGCTCACTCACCGCGGTCGGCAACGGCCCGATCGACGCGTACGTCAACGCGCTCCAGTCGGTGGGGGTGGGCGTGCGGGTGCTCGACTACCACGAGCACGCGCTCTCCTCGGGCGGGGACGCGCAGGCCGCCGCGTACGTGGAGTGCGAGGTCGACGGTCGGACGGTCTGGGGTGTCGGCACCGACGCCAACATCGTCACCGCCTCGATCAAGGCGGTCACCAGCGCCGTCAACCGCGCCCGCCGCTGA
- a CDS encoding ABC transporter permease, whose translation MTLSPGKKREKIDRLAELAARDDERGVSLWQEAFRRLRGNPAAIVGAVILALFVLVAVIGPFLVPYAATDTIGIREGLIRPGVIPGPTGDHWFGYDHQGRDEFSRMIVGARQTLLVGVVSTLIGLAIGALIGGVSGAAAGLGGRWGRWIDTTLMRFIDMLLAMPSLLLAVSIAALLGASLTTVMIAVGVVSVPVFARLLRGSMISQANSDYVLAATSLGVKKSKIALTHVVPNSLAPVIVQATLTLATAIIEAAALSFLGLGNPDTAVPEWGVMLADAQQYLGIRPSLAIYPAVAIIITALGFTLLGEAMREALDPKLRK comes from the coding sequence ATGACCCTCAGTCCGGGTAAGAAGCGCGAAAAGATCGACCGGCTCGCGGAGTTGGCCGCCCGTGACGACGAGCGGGGGGTGAGCCTCTGGCAGGAGGCGTTCCGCCGGCTGCGCGGCAACCCGGCCGCGATCGTCGGCGCGGTCATCCTGGCGCTCTTCGTGCTGGTCGCGGTGATCGGGCCGTTCCTCGTGCCGTACGCGGCGACCGACACGATCGGCATCCGGGAGGGGCTGATCAGGCCGGGTGTCATCCCCGGTCCCACCGGCGATCACTGGTTCGGTTACGACCATCAGGGCCGTGACGAGTTCAGCCGGATGATCGTGGGTGCCCGCCAGACCCTGCTGGTCGGCGTGGTCTCCACCCTGATCGGTCTGGCCATCGGTGCGCTCATCGGTGGCGTCTCCGGTGCGGCGGCCGGTCTCGGTGGCCGCTGGGGGCGGTGGATCGACACCACCCTGATGCGGTTCATCGACATGCTGCTGGCGATGCCGAGCCTGCTGCTGGCGGTGAGCATCGCCGCTCTGCTCGGGGCCAGCCTGACCACGGTGATGATCGCGGTCGGCGTGGTGTCGGTGCCGGTGTTCGCCCGGCTGCTGCGCGGTTCGATGATCTCCCAGGCCAACAGCGACTACGTGCTGGCGGCCACCTCGCTCGGCGTCAAGAAGTCGAAGATCGCGCTGACCCACGTGGTGCCGAACTCGCTCGCTCCGGTGATCGTGCAGGCCACCCTGACCCTGGCTACCGCGATCATCGAGGCCGCGGCGCTCTCCTTCCTCGGCCTGGGCAACCCGGACACGGCCGTACCGGAGTGGGGCGTCATGCTCGCCGACGCGCAGCAGTACCTCGGTATCCGGCCGTCGCTGGCGATCTACCCGGCCGTCGCGATCATCATCACCGCGCTCGGCTTCACCCTGCTCGGTGAGGCGATGCGCGAGGCCCTCGACCCGAAGCTGCGGAAGTAG
- a CDS encoding ABC transporter permease, which produces MFRFIVRRLLQLIPTLFGLSLLLFIWLRRLPGGPETAILGERGTPEMRAAIRRNMGLDEPILVQYGRFVRRLIKLDLGTSTSTKRAVTTEFIERFPGTVELTITAMVIAIGVGIPLGYLAARRRGRFLDHASVGGSLIGICIPVFFLGYVLKAIFSENLHWFPSSGRQDPTLEATRVTNFFVLDGLMTREWDAAADAIWHLVLPSIALASIPLAIIVRITRASVLEVLNEDFVRTAEAKGLTEQTVRRRHVLRNAMLPVATSIGLLAGGLLSGAVLTETVFAFSGIGAFVAEAIGQRDYPVLMGFILIIAVVYVLVNLLVDLSYSFIDPRVRVR; this is translated from the coding sequence GTGTTCCGGTTTATCGTCAGGCGCCTGCTTCAGCTGATACCCACGCTGTTCGGGCTCTCCCTCCTGCTCTTCATCTGGCTCCGCCGGTTACCCGGCGGCCCCGAGACCGCCATCCTCGGCGAGCGCGGCACGCCCGAGATGCGTGCCGCCATCCGCCGCAACATGGGGCTCGACGAGCCCATCCTGGTGCAGTACGGCCGGTTCGTCCGGCGGCTGATCAAGCTCGACCTCGGCACCTCGACCTCCACCAAGCGGGCGGTCACGACGGAGTTCATCGAGCGTTTCCCCGGCACCGTCGAGCTGACCATCACCGCGATGGTGATCGCGATCGGTGTCGGCATTCCGCTGGGCTATCTGGCTGCCCGCCGTCGCGGCCGCTTCCTGGACCACGCCTCGGTGGGTGGCTCGCTGATCGGCATCTGCATCCCGGTCTTCTTCCTGGGCTACGTGCTCAAGGCGATCTTCTCGGAGAACCTGCACTGGTTCCCGTCCAGCGGCCGCCAGGACCCGACGCTCGAGGCGACCCGGGTCACCAACTTCTTCGTCCTCGACGGGCTGATGACCCGCGAGTGGGACGCCGCTGCCGACGCCATCTGGCATCTGGTGCTACCCAGCATCGCGCTGGCCAGCATCCCGCTGGCGATCATCGTCCGGATCACCCGGGCGAGCGTGCTGGAGGTGCTGAACGAGGACTTCGTCCGGACCGCCGAGGCGAAGGGCCTGACCGAGCAGACGGTCCGTCGCCGGCACGTCCTGCGCAACGCGATGCTGCCGGTGGCCACCTCGATCGGTCTGCTCGCGGGCGGCCTGCTCTCCGGCGCCGTGCTGACCGAGACCGTCTTCGCCTTCAGTGGCATCGGAGCCTTCGTCGCCGAGGCCATCGGCCAGCGCGACTATCCGGTGCTGATGGGCTTCATTCTGATCATCGCGGTGGTGTACGTGCTGGTGAACCTCCTGGTCGACCTCTCCTACAGCTTCATCGACCCGAGGGTGAGGGTGCGATGA